One Rhodospirillales bacterium genomic window carries:
- a CDS encoding branched-chain amino acid aminotransferase, whose product MTKTPPKTSKPTPSIHFIDGVWIEGNPPIIGPMSNAAWMASVAFDGVRYFDNTMPDLKRHAERSIRSAQIMGLEPTITADEICARAWEGVDQMGGESALYIRPMFYAEEGFVTPKPESTRFVLTLFESPLPEPKGFTAHISRIRRPTPESAPTLAKASCLYPQSAQALREARKAGFGNGVVLDFEGNVAEFATANIFLAKDNVVFTPKPNGTFLDGITRQRVIALLRENDVVVDERSVGPQELADADEIFSTGNYAKVTPLIKMDDQELAPGPFYLQARRLYFEWAKSATRT is encoded by the coding sequence ATGACAAAAACGCCGCCCAAAACATCAAAGCCAACACCATCAATTCACTTCATTGATGGTGTCTGGATTGAAGGCAACCCGCCCATTATTGGCCCCATGTCCAATGCCGCATGGATGGCATCGGTCGCCTTTGATGGCGTGCGTTATTTCGACAATACCATGCCAGACCTGAAACGACATGCAGAACGATCGATCCGCTCAGCCCAGATCATGGGGCTTGAACCCACCATCACCGCCGATGAAATCTGTGCCCGGGCCTGGGAAGGCGTGGATCAAATGGGCGGCGAAAGTGCGCTTTATATTCGGCCGATGTTTTATGCCGAAGAAGGATTCGTTACGCCAAAGCCGGAATCAACGCGGTTTGTTTTAACGCTGTTCGAATCACCGCTGCCTGAACCCAAAGGCTTTACCGCGCATATATCGCGCATTCGGCGCCCAACCCCGGAAAGCGCGCCAACCCTTGCCAAGGCATCGTGCCTGTACCCGCAATCGGCCCAAGCCCTTCGCGAGGCCCGAAAAGCCGGCTTTGGCAATGGGGTGGTGCTGGATTTTGAGGGCAATGTCGCTGAATTTGCCACCGCCAATATCTTTTTGGCAAAAGACAACGTGGTGTTCACGCCCAAACCCAATGGCACCTTCCTTGATGGCATCACCCGCCAAAGGGTGATCGCATTGCTGCGTGAAAACGATGTCGTCGTGGATGAACGAAGTGTCGGCCCACAAGAACTGGCGGATGCCGATGAGATTTTTTCCACCGGCAATTATGCCAAGGTCACGCCTTTAATTAAAATGGATGATCAGGAACTCGCCCCCGGGCCTTTTTATCTACAGGCCAGGCGGCTCTATTTTGAATGGGCGAAATCTGCCACACGAACGTAA
- a CDS encoding lysine--tRNA ligase codes for MSNDLRDTAMESKAWPFVEARKVLDRVGGKTPEKGYVLFQTGYGPSGLPHIGTFGEVARTTMVRKAFEILSDIPTKLIAFSDDMDGLRRVPDNVPNQDLLTKHLELSLTAVPDPFECHDSFGAHNNAQLMSFLDQFGFDYDFVSSTKSYKSGEFDDTLMKVLEHYDAIMDVILPTLGEERRATYSPFLPICPWTGRVLQVPVIDRNLEAGTFTYQDADGQTYEVKVRGGDCKLQWKVDWAMRWVALEADYEMSGKDLIDSVRLSSRICKILGGKPPEGMTYELFLDENGEKISKSRGNGLTVEEWLTYAPPESLSLYMFNSPRKAKRLFFDVIPRCVDDYLTHLSKYPDQEGPVQLMNPVHHIHGGNPPSAETHLTYGILLNLASVCNTEDKSVLWGFITRYDPGATPESAPILDKLVGYALSYYRDFVKPSKTYRAASDMEKAALTELSAALAALPADADLDGIQTEVYEVGKHHDFEDLRAWFKALYEILLGQSQGPRMGSFIALYGVSETVVLINRALAGEDLSES; via the coding sequence ATGAGCAACGATTTACGTGACACAGCCATGGAATCCAAGGCCTGGCCCTTTGTAGAGGCCCGCAAAGTGTTGGACCGTGTCGGTGGCAAGACGCCAGAAAAAGGCTATGTGCTGTTTCAGACCGGCTATGGCCCGTCTGGTCTGCCCCATATCGGCACCTTCGGCGAGGTTGCGCGGACCACCATGGTGCGTAAGGCGTTCGAGATTTTGTCTGATATCCCCACCAAATTGATCGCCTTTTCAGACGACATGGATGGCCTGCGCCGGGTGCCTGATAACGTCCCCAATCAAGATCTTTTGACAAAGCATCTGGAGCTGTCGCTGACGGCCGTGCCGGACCCATTTGAATGTCATGATAGTTTTGGTGCCCATAACAATGCGCAATTGATGTCGTTTCTGGATCAATTTGGCTTTGATTATGATTTTGTGTCTTCAACGAAGTCTTATAAATCCGGCGAGTTTGATGACACGTTAATGAAGGTTCTGGAACATTACGACGCCATTATGGATGTGATTTTGCCCACCCTGGGTGAAGAACGCCGCGCCACCTATTCGCCGTTCCTGCCCATTTGTCCATGGACCGGGCGCGTGTTGCAGGTGCCGGTGATTGACCGCAATTTGGAAGCGGGCACCTTTACCTATCAGGACGCCGACGGCCAGACCTATGAGGTCAAGGTTCGCGGTGGGGATTGCAAATTGCAATGGAAAGTCGATTGGGCCATGCGCTGGGTGGCGCTGGAGGCGGATTATGAAATGTCGGGCAAAGACCTGATTGATTCAGTCCGCCTGTCATCGCGCATTTGTAAAATTCTGGGCGGCAAACCGCCCGAAGGCATGACGTATGAATTGTTTCTGGATGAAAACGGCGAAAAAATATCAAAATCCCGGGGCAATGGTCTGACGGTCGAAGAATGGTTGACCTATGCGCCGCCGGAAAGCCTGTCGCTTTATATGTTCAATTCCCCGCGCAAGGCGAAACGATTGTTTTTTGATGTCATCCCCCGGTGCGTCGATGACTATCTGACTCATCTTTCCAAATACCCTGATCAAGAAGGGCCAGTGCAGTTGATGAACCCGGTTCATCACATCCACGGCGGCAACCCACCATCGGCGGAAACCCATCTGACCTATGGCATTTTGCTCAATCTGGCATCGGTGTGTAACACCGAAGATAAATCCGTCCTGTGGGGGTTCATCACCCGCTATGACCCGGGCGCAACACCGGAAAGTGCGCCCATTTTGGACAAACTGGTGGGCTATGCGCTGAGCTATTACCGCGATTTTGTGAAGCCTTCAAAGACCTATCGCGCAGCCAGTGATATGGAAAAGGCGGCCTTGACGGAATTGTCAGCAGCATTGGCGGCATTGCCAGCGGATGCGGATTTAGATGGCATCCAGACAGAGGTCTATGAGGTCGGCAAGCACCACGACTTTGAAGACCTGCGCGCATGGTTCAAAGCGCTTTATGAAATTCTGTTGGGACAATCCCAAGGCCCGCGCATGGGATCGTTCATCGCGCTGTACGGGGTTTCGGAAACCGTTGTGTTGATCAACCGGGCCCTAGCCGGGGAAGACCTTTCAGAATCTTGA
- a CDS encoding 5-methyltetrahydropteroyltriglutamate--homocysteine S-methyltransferase: protein MATRLKPPFRADHVGSLLRPQRLKDGREEFLGPQTAEAALGPHDSADLRAIEDDCIRDVIKMQESTGLRTVTDGEFRRRSWWLEMVMTWDGFSATREGAQSPFGWKNEKGKQQDFSSLFINGRIGWRESAVVKAFEFLRDNASPGSVPKVTMPAPQVVHCFMGGDPAIRESVYSDPDEFWEDLVAAYRQEFAALVAAGARYIQMDDVSIPFICDPDYAEVFRSWGASPEEYLSQYARRINEVVDGLPDDVSVTMHQCRGNREGLWAAEGGYDPVAEVLFNEINVDGYFLEYDTPRAGGFEPLRFLPKGKVVAIGIVSSKNPVLEDADALKRRIDDACKHTELDRLALAPQCGFASSIGGNPLSEDQQKAKIERIIEVAGDVWPDAN, encoded by the coding sequence ATGGCAACACGCTTAAAACCACCCTTTCGTGCCGATCACGTCGGCAGTTTGTTGCGCCCCCAACGGTTGAAAGACGGGCGCGAAGAATTTTTAGGCCCCCAAACCGCAGAAGCGGCCCTTGGCCCCCATGACAGTGCAGACCTGCGCGCCATCGAAGATGATTGCATCCGTGACGTCATCAAAATGCAGGAAAGCACGGGCCTTCGCACCGTGACCGATGGTGAATTTCGTCGCCGCAGTTGGTGGCTGGAAATGGTCATGACCTGGGATGGGTTCAGCGCCACCCGCGAAGGAGCGCAATCGCCTTTTGGCTGGAAAAATGAAAAGGGCAAGCAGCAGGATTTTTCATCGCTGTTTATCAACGGTCGCATTGGCTGGCGCGAAAGTGCCGTGGTCAAGGCCTTTGAATTTTTACGCGATAACGCCAGCCCCGGATCAGTCCCGAAAGTCACCATGCCCGCCCCACAGGTGGTGCATTGTTTTATGGGCGGTGATCCGGCGATCCGCGAATCGGTTTATTCTGATCCCGATGAATTCTGGGAAGATTTGGTGGCCGCATACCGTCAGGAATTTGCAGCCCTTGTGGCGGCAGGGGCGCGGTATATCCAGATGGATGATGTGTCCATTCCCTTTATCTGTGATCCAGATTACGCAGAGGTGTTTCGGTCATGGGGGGCAAGCCCGGAAGAATACCTTTCCCAATATGCCCGGCGCATCAACGAAGTGGTAGACGGCCTGCCCGATGATGTGAGCGTCACCATGCACCAATGCCGGGGCAACCGCGAAGGGCTGTGGGCAGCTGAGGGCGGGTACGATCCGGTGGCAGAGGTTTTGTTCAACGAAATAAATGTCGATGGGTATTTTCTGGAATATGACACGCCGCGCGCCGGTGGGTTTGAACCCCTGCGGTTCTTGCCAAAGGGAAAGGTGGTGGCCATTGGCATTGTGTCATCGAAAAATCCGGTTCTGGAAGATGCCGATGCCCTGAAACGCCGCATTGATGATGCGTGCAAACATACAGAACTGGATCGTTTGGCCCTGGCACCGCAATGCGGATTCGCCAGCTCCATTGGTGGCAACCCATTAAGTGAAGACCAACAAAAGGCCAAGATTGAGCGGATTATCGAGGTGGCGGGCGATGTCTGGCCCGATGCCAATTGA
- a CDS encoding DUF1194 domain-containing protein → MDLELILMADGSGSVEYDEFMLQRRGYARALRSPKVISAIKNGPLGKIAITYVEWSGAFLQVPIVPWTVVRGAAEIETIAKQLETAPRQLEGGGTAVGAAILYGAQALLTNAYDGKRRVIDISGDGPDKDGIPASVGRDQAVAQGITVNALPILDGRHPGLELFFLDNVIGGPGAFSITARGFKSFYSAILTKLIREIAGITDPNAPQAAEVTKNR, encoded by the coding sequence GTGGACCTTGAACTGATTTTGATGGCCGATGGATCAGGCAGCGTTGAATATGATGAATTCATGTTGCAGCGCAGGGGATATGCCCGCGCCCTTCGAAGCCCCAAAGTGATCTCTGCCATCAAAAATGGACCCCTTGGGAAAATTGCCATTACCTATGTGGAATGGAGCGGCGCCTTTCTTCAGGTGCCCATCGTGCCCTGGACCGTGGTGCGCGGCGCCGCAGAAATTGAAACCATCGCCAAACAATTGGAAACCGCCCCCCGCCAGCTTGAAGGCGGCGGCACAGCCGTGGGGGCCGCCATCCTGTATGGGGCACAGGCCCTGCTGACCAACGCCTATGATGGCAAACGCCGGGTGATTGATATTTCAGGTGACGGCCCGGACAAAGACGGCATCCCCGCCTCTGTCGGTCGCGATCAAGCCGTGGCCCAGGGCATTACCGTCAATGCCCTGCCCATTCTCGATGGCCGCCATCCGGGGCTGGAATTGTTTTTTCTCGATAACGTCATCGGCGGGCCGGGCGCATTTTCAATCACGGCCCGGGGCTTTAAATCATTTTATTCAGCCATCCTGACCAAACTGATCCGCGAAATCGCCGGCATCACCGACCCCAACGCTCCACAAGCCGCAGAAGTTACTAAGAATAGATAA
- a CDS encoding MFS transporter: MAETPASPEKSEKKKKLSFAALRHPGCRVYLIGAALAMMADNIEHVISYWIIFQKFHSPALGGFAIVAHWLPFLLFSVYSGALADRFDPRRIIQIGMGLFIIASTGWGVLFFTDSLEMWHAALLLVIHGLAGVLWSPAAQLLVHHMVGGDNLQSAIRLMAISRNLGQLFGPAIGAALLLSLGSAMGIIVNALIYLPLLIWLIAAPYGPQFSEGAKIVRRGVKGFGEIFDAIRGISSNYNIVAMVLLAGGTSMFVGNAHSAQMPEFAADLGAGKTGILYSILLAANAAGALIGGIILETRGWLQPKPRTAIFMGGLWAIALGGFAITGNYVVAVALIFIAGFLNLSFSAMAQTLTQLEAPPEIRGRVIGLYNMSNNGLRTFSGVTVGIGGGAIGIHWSLGLSAVALVVFIAGLMVYTNRPQAVPAE; this comes from the coding sequence ATGGCAGAGACGCCCGCATCACCGGAAAAATCTGAGAAAAAGAAAAAACTTTCTTTTGCGGCACTGCGCCATCCGGGGTGCCGGGTTTATTTGATCGGTGCGGCACTGGCCATGATGGCCGATAACATTGAACATGTGATCAGCTACTGGATCATCTTTCAGAAATTTCATTCCCCCGCTCTTGGCGGGTTTGCCATTGTTGCCCATTGGTTGCCGTTCCTGTTGTTTTCAGTTTATTCCGGGGCGCTGGCGGATCGGTTTGATCCGCGCCGCATTATCCAGATCGGCATGGGGCTGTTCATCATCGCATCGACCGGTTGGGGCGTTTTGTTCTTCACCGATTCCCTTGAGATGTGGCACGCGGCATTGTTGCTGGTGATCCACGGGCTGGCGGGGGTTTTATGGTCACCCGCAGCACAGTTGCTGGTCCATCACATGGTTGGTGGCGACAACCTGCAAAGCGCCATACGGCTCATGGCTATTTCGCGCAATCTGGGCCAATTGTTTGGTCCAGCCATTGGCGCTGCCTTGCTGCTGAGCCTGGGTTCAGCCATGGGGATCATTGTTAATGCCTTGATTTACTTGCCACTTTTGATCTGGTTGATTGCCGCACCTTACGGGCCACAATTCAGCGAAGGGGCAAAAATTGTTCGCCGTGGGGTCAAGGGCTTTGGAGAAATCTTTGATGCCATTCGGGGTATTTCGTCCAATTACAACATCGTTGCCATGGTTTTGTTGGCGGGTGGCACGTCGATGTTTGTGGGCAATGCCCATTCGGCACAGATGCCGGAATTTGCCGCTGATCTGGGCGCGGGCAAGACCGGGATTTTGTATTCCATTTTGTTGGCGGCCAATGCCGCCGGCGCGCTGATCGGCGGGATCATTCTGGAAACCCGTGGCTGGCTTCAACCAAAGCCCCGCACGGCGATCTTTATGGGCGGGCTTTGGGCTATTGCCCTTGGCGGCTTTGCCATTACCGGTAATTATGTGGTGGCGGTGGCTTTGATCTTTATTGCTGGATTTTTAAATCTGTCGTTTTCTGCCATGGCCCAAACCCTGACCCAGCTAGAAGCCCCCCCAGAAATTCGGGGCCGGGTGATCGGGCTTTATAATATGTCCAATAATGGGCTCAGAACATTCAGTGGCGTCACCGTTGGTATCGGTGGCGGGGCCATCGGTATTCACTGGTCCTTGGGGCTCTCCGCCGTGGCACTTGTGGTCTTTATTGCTGGCCTGATGGTCTACACCAACCGCCCGCAAGCAGTACCTGCCGAATAG